In Saccharomyces eubayanus strain FM1318 chromosome XIV, whole genome shotgun sequence, the sequence TCACCGAATTACATCTGGACAGGTTATCACCGATTTAACAACAGCCGTGAAAGAGCTCGTTGATAATAGTATAGATGCCAATGCAAGCCAGATTGAAATTACATTCAAGGACTATGGCCTCGAATCTATTGAATGTTCAGATAATGGCGATGGTATAGATCCTTCAAACTATGAATTTTTAGCTTTAAAACATTacacttcaaaaatttcaaaatttaaagACGTTGCTAAAGTGGAGACATTAGGATTTAGAGGAGAAGCATTATCCTCCTTATGCGCCATAGCAAACTTGAGCGTCGTAACAACGAACCTACCACCAAGGGCAGACAGATTGGAATACAATATGGCTGGCCATGTCTCATCAAAGACAACAACGTCAAGAAACAAGGGGACCACAATACAGGTTTCACACTTATTTCATAACCTGCCTGTTAGGCAAAAAGAATTTGCCAGAACTTTCAAAAGACAGTTCACCAAGTGCCTCACCGTTTTGCAAGGTTATGCAGTTATCAATTCTGGCATCAAACTCTCCGTTTGGAATGTAACATCAAAgggtaaaaaaaatctaatCCTATCAACAATGAGAAATTCAagcatgaaaaaaaacatctcTTCTGTCTTTGGTGCAAATGGTGTGCGAGGACTCGAAGAGGTTGATTTAGCCCTTGATTTAAACCCTTTCAAGCAAGGAATGCTTAGGAAATACACTGACGATCCTGATTTCTTAGATCTCGACTATAAGATACAAGTTAAAGGCTATATATCGCAAAATTCTTTTGGATGTGGAAGAAATTCTAAAGACAGACAATTCGTTTATGTYAACAAAAGGCCAGTGGAGTACCATacctttttgaaatgttGCAATGAAGTTTACAGAACATTTAATAACGTTCAATTTCcagttatttttttgaacttaGAATTGCCGACCAACTTGGTTGATGTGAATGTCACTCCAGATAAAAGAGTAATACTGCTACATAATGAACAAGTGGTCATTGATGTGTTCAAGGAAAATCTGATTAATTACTACAATGGGCAGGAGTTGGCCCTTCCCAAAAGAATGTGTTCCCAACCAGAACAGCAAACTCCGAAAAGACATAGAATTGAATTCAGGACCCACGTTgctaatgatgaaaacatGACGCACAAAACCATTAATCACAGCTATGGTGATACTGGAAACAAATATAGTGAGTCCACTCTTACATGCCGCGATAATGCACTTGAAGATGCTGATCCCTTCACAAATACTGCTGATAAAAGCAAAGATACGCAACTAACCTCTATAATGGACTACAAGCATGAAATTCTGAACGGTGACCCCGGTTCAGAGTGTGACGCTTCTGTTGAATCACCGCTTGCCTTGAATGAGGACAACTCAAGTACACCGGCTAAGAAATCATCAAGCGCCAGTGCGAAATTTGACGATGTTAGTAGTATAAACCTAGGGGAATTTTCCAATCCCGAGCTTCAACATTTGGTTAACACAACTAAAACATCTAACTCTGAAAACGTTATTGAAGAGCCTGTTTACTTCGAAATTGATGGTGAAAagtttcaagaaaaagcaacGCTGTCACAAGATAATGGATTGGTTTTCGTGGATGATGGAGCTCACCGACAGCCAGATAAATGCTGCCATCATGAAAGACAGGGTAGTGCTGACTCGGAACAAGATGACGAGAACGATTCAGTATATGCACAGATTGAACCTGTCGAAATCAATGTTAGAACGCAATTGAGAAGCTCAAGATCGCTCAATTCAAAATCTAATCGCTCAATATCCAAAGATAACTACCGGTCATTAAGTGATGGACTATCACACAGAAGGCTCCAAGACGAAATAATAGAGTTTAATTCAAGCACAAAAGGACTTAGggaaatgataaaaaacGGGAGAATGATGAGTAGCattataaataaaagaagatcaCAATCACACAAAAACTTGattaaaaaggaaagagaaCTGGAGaactttgaagaagggGAGAAGTACTTGACACTAACTGTTTCCAAAGAAGACTTCAAGAAGATGGAGATAGTCGGACAGTTTAATTTGGGATTCATTATAGTAACCAGAAAAATAGGAGATAAGTATGACCTGTTTATTGTTGACCAGCATGCAAGTGATGAAAAGTATAATTTTGAAACACTACAAACTGTAACAGTTTTCAGGTCACAAAAACTTATTATACCACAGCCAGTAGATTTAAGTGTTATTGATGAACTTACAGTTCTAGACAATCTTCCTGTTTTTGAGAAGAATGGGTTTAAACTgaaaattgatgaagaggaagagtTTGGCTCGAGGATAAAACTATTAAGTTTACCTACGTCCAAACAAACactttttgatttggatGACTTCAATGAACTAATACATTTGGTCAAGGAAGACGGTGGTCTGAGAAGAGACAGCATCAGGTGCTCCAAGATTCGATCGATGTTTGCTATGCGGGCATGTAGAAGTAGCATAATGATAGGTAAGCCACTGAACAGGAAGACAATGTCTAAAGTTGTCCATAATCTCAGTGGGTTAGACAAGCCGTGGAATTGTCCCCACGGGCGCCCTACAATGAGACATTTGATGGAGTTGCGTGATTGGAACTCATTCTCGAAAGACTATAAAATATGAGCTATGGTCGATATTAGTTTCAGAATACATAAGGCGCGTAAATACTTTATATACAGGGCGTGATggacaaaaaaattatgcGTGTATTTATCCTAATCGTGATCAAATTTGTATCATGGGCAAGGGTTTGAGTCTTATTTATTATGAATATGAAAATCGgctttttccttttttttattttggatATTCAATTATTTGCCAAAGAAATATGACCAAAAAGACGGATTGTGTTGTGTTTCCGCTTGAGAGACAGTATGAAACCCGCGTCTATCGATCTTATTAAGCTTTCTTGCAGTCTTTGCGTTGTTTCTTGTACGTTGACCCCTAACGGGCAAATGTAAAGCATGTCTCATACCACTATAACAAccaattttcttcttcaaagcgATATTATCCTTTACGATCGCTCTGGCGTCACCTTCGATGGTCATTGTGGACAATTCGCTTGCTATGCTCATGATTTGAGGTTCCGATAGTTGGTGCATTCTCATCCATGGATAAAACCCTAATTTCGAGCACACTTTTTCCGCCGTTGTTCTACCAATACCATAAAACTTGGAAGCCAGCGCTATTTGGATGACCTCCTTGCCTTTGAAACCTTTCCCCAAGATGTGAACAACCATGGTTTAGATGGAAATCCGATCTAGTTTACTTTCAAACTTACCTTTGCTTCTAGAACGATTACCGTTAGAAGATATATGGAGGAGTTTTCAACCATTAAATATCAACTTTGATGTTTCTGTAATACGCACCATGACGTTAATAGTGATAGTACTTTCAGCGGTAATGGGCGATGCTTCTACACTTATAAAGAGGTCATATTAGCTATGTAGCAAATGGTGAATGACATTATAGCGTGACTATAGATACAtatttggaagtttttcTATTACatataattttctttttttcttttatgcGGAGGAGGGATGCATTTCATGCAGTATTCTTTCTAATTGCTCTACATCCAGTCGTTGGATGAATAGGTTTCGAAGTAAACCGAGCATTGTGATAAAACTAGCCAGTCCCACGGGGACGACACAGAGCACGGTAATTTTATATAAATCTATAGTTCTCTTGGTGGTGAACTTGAATGCTTTCTTAGAGGATTTCTTGGATCTTCTGGGACTTTGCGAATGCGAACTCGAGGGCCTGTTGACTGGCAAAAGCCGACCGTCACTATCATCTGAAAGAGCGTCGTAGGGAAGGACGTCGATTGCGTCTTCATCCGCTGCCACGACATGTGAGTCTTCATCGGCGTCGACGTCgccgtcgtcgtcgtctgACTCTTCTCGGGCGCTGGTATCCTCTTGTACATCACCTTCCCTGTTTCTAAAATATTTTAGATCAGAAGTTAGATAGCTTTGCCAAATGTACACGGCCGTTAGCACACAACTAATA encodes:
- the PMS1 gene encoding ATP-binding mismatch repair protein, which translates into the protein MTRINQINDIDVHRITSGQVITDLTTAVKELVDNSIDANASQIEITFKDYGLESIECSDNGDGIDPSNYEFLALKHYTSKISKFKDVAKVETLGFRGEALSSLCAIANLSVVTTNLPPRADRLEYNMAGHVSSKTTTSRNKGTTIQVSHLFHNLPVRQKEFARTFKRQFTKCLTVLQGYAVINSGIKLSVWNVTSKGKKNLILSTMRNSSMKKNISSVFGANGVRGLEEVDLALDLNPFKQGMLRKYTDDPDFLDLDYKIQVKGYISQNSFGCGRNSKDRQFVYVNKRPVEYHTFLKCCNEVYRTFNNVQFPVIFLNLELPTNLVDVNVTPDKRVILLHNEQVVIDVFKENLINYYNGQELALPKRMCSQPEQQTPKRHRIEFRTHVANDENMTHKTINHSYGDTGNKYSESTLTCRDNALEDADPFTNTADKSKDTQLTSIMDYKHEILNGDPGSECDASVESPLALNEDNSSTPAKKSSSASAKFDDVSSINLGEFSNPELQHLVNTTKTSNSENVIEEPVYFEIDGEKFQEKATLSQDNGLVFVDDGAHRQPDKCCHHERQGSADSEQDDENDSVYAQIEPVEINVRTQLRSSRSLNSKSNRSISKDNYRSLSDGLSHRRLQDEIIEFNSSTKGLREMIKNGRMMSSIINKRRSQSHKNLIKKERELENFEEGEKYLTLTVSKEDFKKMEIVGQFNLGFIIVTRKIGDKYDLFIVDQHASDEKYNFETLQTVTVFRSQKLIIPQPVDLSVIDELTVLDNLPVFEKNGFKLKIDEEEEFGSRIKLLSLPTSKQTLFDLDDFNELIHLVKEDGGLRRDSIRCSKIRSMFAMRACRSSIMIGKPLNRKTMSKVVHNLSGLDKPWNCPHGRPTMRHLMELRDWNSFSKDYKI
- the SWS2 gene encoding mitochondrial 37S ribosomal protein uS13m, producing the protein MVVHILGKGFKGKEVIQIALASKFYGIGRTTAEKVCSKLGFYPWMRMHQLSEPQIMSIASELSTMTIEGDARAIVKDNIALKKKIGCYSGMRHALHLPVRGQRTRNNAKTARKLNKIDRRGFHTVSQAETQHNPSFWSYFFGK